The sequence tggccatctaagctccatccaaagggtgaatgaattctcaactcttgattgtaggtgcttccatacgagtcatttggccaacttcccgtataattcacctgttcatagttataagaacaatgagcaacatcactatataatggataatgattactcaaatgtaaaccacaacaaaattcacaaaaaacttgagatgaaaggataggagtggagagttgatcgggtAGCCACGCGGCGTTGACATCCGGTTCGATCACGTGTCCTCtgaagagtttgaatttaacattgaacctccttatcattcactacctgaatcataaacttaactaaataaatatgtacaaacaaaaatagaaataaataataaaaaaatggctaaattgacaaatagcaaatttcactctagttttcaaatattCCCCGGTAACGACACCAAAaacttgatccaagtctccttttcccttggttccagctcagaaaacccttagagagagaaatattagggtttgggacgttctcccccgctccctttctttcctctcttatttcttttaattaattccccatGTCGctgccaacacggccgtgttgatgcccgtgttcccaacacgaggtagtgtttatgcccgtgttactctctgtggccgtgctccctaaaaacttctttttctttgatgtttgatgcaaccaacacgaccgtgttggtgcccgtgttaggaacacggccagtgttgaaatcaACACGGCCCTGTTTAGCTTCCTCATGGGCATagttagcttgtttcggcagctttgacatccaattatgctccaattcttccctttatcattctttgacttcttttggacctaatgcacacaaacagacgcatagggtgagtgttgggaccaattcacatccaaatgtccataaaatcaatcttaaaaaccccatttagatgtgtgtattttatgcacatcagactcgttgtgctagtttggttcgtatTAAAAGAACTggtaatttctttccttatcgaatTTGAAATCCTATCTATgttctcattattcttttcttttgttcttttatttttaatttatgtcttgtatgatggtttagttttatttagcGAGCATAAATAAGAGTCTTGAATTAAAGTGcatggaagcgacaatcatagaaaccgatccaatgcttggacaaatgtgatgaaagaaaattatttaattgagcattgatatcattctttaaATGACAGTGGACAAATCATTTAGTGGAAAGAGGGAACGCGAGAATCGAGACATGcctaaatattctgattcatgatttgcaccattaggatcttcatcattccttatttctctaggcacgaggactcctgatgacagaAGGATTGACATAacctatatcaaaggattaaacCCGTTTGAGAGTATGcaagtttgataagttcaataATGCGAGCTAAACACGACTAACAATCTACAGGCAAGTGCACCTATCaaatgtaatctagctatgTCAAGTATCAATGTCGTATCCCATAGGAATTGAGAAGCTACTACTACTacgctattcctattatctaacccATCAAAAGGTGGTCAagatcattaactaaaaataattaagaatgcaaatgaaaactaaatttcaacaaagagaatgaaagtttgaaaaagacaATGAGATGAGTTACCCAATTGGGGATCCCTTTAGCTAGCcagcttaaaaataataatttatgaattgattaattaagaattgtgatatgtggataatttcttaaatgaattggcctcTTTCTCGAGTTAATcaattcctaatcctaaagatctaaagttggaatatGTTCCTAACAATAAGAATGTCATTAATCTAAAGATGAATAGCATTaatctataaattattattaataagaatgtctagttcttattccagtaagttattacacttatcttTAAGATGCAAATAACTTAATCACACAagcagttgtccaaactcaattgaatttctcaattacaaaggagttctcaaattgattcaacaatgaagaagaaacaatagattttattatacttgaatgaaaactacaatctttgatcaacaattcaatcaattaagcataaaacaaGCCTAGCATAGCTACATATCACCTCCAAATGGGTTTAATAAGAatagttacacatgttcatgattaaactaatacaagaatcaaataaaaagtaaacaataatcgaaaagaacatgtacacccttttctcaaatggtggaaatgctatcccctcttgaataactctaAATCCAATCTCTACAGCTCAAGatctcctctttctttcctttgaatcttcaatccaatccTCAAGAATAGCTATCTGGATGATGTTGAAGTAGAATTCGTCTccattttttctctttttgatcATCTAGAATGTTACTCTCAAAGTCTGTCTTGAATACCCTAAAGTTCTCTCCCTTAAGAATcccctctttctttctttttcttttcttttaaatcagGCTTCGAAATTCAACACGGTTTGGATTTGGGTCATGCTGACCAGCACAGCCTGGATCCATGCCATGTTGGGCTAAAATTGTACATCTAGCCTTCTCAGCACAGCTTGGATTTGGGCTATGTTGCTTAGCATGGGCATGCTCCTAGGTCGTGTTACTCTCAAGAACCGTGTTGcaaattatttcttctcaCCATGGGTAAGGAATTTTAGCACGCCCTTTGATCCTAACCGTGCTTCTCAGCACGGGCGTGTTGGCAGGGCATGTTAAACAATCTAACGCGCCCGATTCGTCTGTTTCTTCTCGATTTTGGtctaatttctctctaacttcaagtatattaaactatcaaaccTAAGGTATTAGAGGTAGAAGACGCCACAATTTAgtatggattctaaattgataacTCAGATTTGAGCGccataaataatgaattgcttgataagttcaaattagctctaaacaagaactaagaatagagtgtatacttataaaatatattaatcatcaatcaatgaacttcaaaattcgtactaggcttttatagcctttagaaaaccctaattctaagctattaaggaatacaactcaaataggatagagataaacatcctaactaaaacacataactaaaaataaagtcCTAATACTCCTAAAATACTATGTAGCCGCTCATTAGGAGTAAGAATccctagtttctttaagtCGCACGCATGGGCCATCTTTGGTCTAGCTAATTAGGCCCAAACTCCCTTATGTGCTCCTTTATGCGCATTAAGTCGATActagattcattcaagcccaataaactgaattatattaatgagccttgataTTGAGTCCAACTCTTCAAGCTTTGATGTGTGTAATGCTAAAAGGATGACTACATACTTAGAGTACGGGTGTGACAATTCTCCCGCCTTATGAAGTTTCATCctcaaaattaaacaaattagggtaTTGATTTCTCATGTCCTCCTCCCGCTCCCAAGTTGCTTCATCATTTCCATAATGTTTCTATAACACTTTCACTAAAGGAATAGTCTTATTTCTTAACTCTTTAACTTCTTTAGCTAAAATGGCAACTGGTCTTTCCACTTAAGACAAATTATCTTTTAGTTTTAAAGGTTGAGATTGTAAAATATGAGTAGGATCACTCCTATACCTTCTTAATACAAAAACTGGGAAACATCATGAAATTGAGATAATTCTAGAGGTAAAGCCAATCTATAAGCTAATAAACCAATCCTTTCAATCACCTCAAGTGGACCAATATACCTAGGGCTCAATTTCCCTCTTTTACCCAACTGTAgttgatgtagatgattctatgcatgtttattgactgtttatcAATCGTTTATTCACGTATTtaagtcatatttattcctgtttgatcacactgtggtatgtttatgaatttttcaggttttctgACTCCTCGATAGAGATTCATTGATTTACGAGCAAAAAccaagctatttggatgatttacgcGTATTAGATGCTTATCGGAGTCGATTCCTTGTTGGCGCACAATTTTGAGGCTTTTGCACGACCTCCCTTGGACAATTTCGGAAATTTTGCATTTTATGGAGGTTGGTGCCCGTTGCACGGGCCATGCATATTTGTACTGACCGTAGCACGGGTCGTGCATATAGGCACGGGCCATGCATATATACGGACCATGTACGAGGCCGCAGCCATGGAAAGCGATTACGTCTAAATAGGCTGCACGTAAAGCGAGGCGAGGTTACTTTTGATTTATGGACTTCTCTAAGCGCGCGACCCCTCACTTCTGCACCTCTGTTCTTAAAATTTTGGGAGACTAACGTCAGTTCAAAGGATTTATTTGgaggattcaagcaaagattgaagtttctagatgattgaccgagacatccgagatccatacttgaggctggtttcagaaTTGGCACTTGCGACATTCCCATTCTGATTCAATAGAAGAGCggttatatgtttcattttcttttccgttatttattttcttttgtatttatttctttcattatgagtagctaggactgccgaacccattggggttcatctttgttgatggtttgtgtttaaatattggatttttatctgccatttttgtaatcttcttactgtttagtaataaaatttgattcaattaatttgagatgttaaattaattgtcttttgggttgtttcttgacattgagaaatgctttttacaactggaaattaaatagtaggcggtagttaacacttagagataaggttaattgaCTCATtggattaaaattaaaagctcttaatagttctaaatcacagcttaatgctaatcaataatccgataggaagagattccattaggttagtgcataTTTAGGAACTCGATAAGCTCGAGAGAGAGCCGGAGTTCGATTCGGTTAAACCTGGTAGCAAGATTGGCAGTTTattaaatcaaccttagaattctatcacttaggtcccctttgggtttgcttctttgttacggttgtctttcgattgtcagttgctgttgttcctttatttgcattcataagcattagttaattaatttagacttctcacaccttatttcagattAAATAACATAATGAACAGTAGTTACTTTAGGTttacccgatctccagggatacgaccttgatactcactagtgctagaccgcatcgataggttcactgccttaagtgtaggttgcataagtagcccatCAGTAGTACTCATTTCCATGGTGAAATCTTAAAGAAAACCTTGTCACCCATAATATATTCAATCGGTACCCTTTTTAAGTCTgcataactcttttgtctATCTTGAGCTTCCTTTAGTCGATCCAGGATTAACTGAATCTTCTTAGTTGTCATCTGTACAATTTCTTGACCAATTAACTACCTTTCCCTAACTTCATCCCTTTCTAAGGATGAAAGGCTGTACTAAATCTCAACTTAGTTTCCAAAGCATGCTGCAAACTCTACCAAAACCTGGATGTAAACATTGGATCCATATCTGATACAATAGAAAAAGGAACACCATGTAATCTAACTACCTCCTGAATGTAGGTTTCAGCAAGTTTATCCAATGAGTAATTCACATTTTCAGGCAAACATTGAGCTGACTTGGTCAATCTATCCATAATCACCCAAACAACATCATGTCCCTGTTGGGTCCTAGGCAATCCTATCACAAAACCTATAGTAATATGCTCCCATTTCCATTCAAGAATAGGAAGAGGTTACAATATTCCTGCCGGATGTTGGTGTTCTGCATTAACTTGTTGGCACACCAAACATTTATTCACAAACTCTACAATATTCTTCTTCATTCCCGGACGCCAATAATTATCCTTCAATGTGTGGTACATTTTAGTGCTCCCCGGATGCATGGCATATGCTGAATTTTGTGCTTCCTCCGTTATCTCCCTTTTAAGAACTTCAACATTGAGTACACACAATCTACCCATATAAAGCAAAATACCATTCTCAGAATCATAAAATCTACCAGGTTACCTTGTTGGACTTATTCCTTGATTTTCACCAATTGCTCATCTTGACCATATGCATCTTTGATTCTATCAATTACTATTGGTCAAACCTTCAAAGTGGCTAGCAATGCTTGATTCCCGCCTTGAGctaactttatatttattgccCTCAACTCAAGTAACAATGGAATTCTCATAATACAAATATAAGATAAGTTACCTAAGGACTTCCTGATAAGTGCATCTGCAATTAAGATTTCTAGCTCGAGTAGGACTCCTCGTGGGACTAATATTCctagttgaagtaggattcctagttaGAGTAGGACTCCTGGTGGGACTAGGACTCGTAATTCAAGTAGGATTCTTAGTGGGAGTAAGATTCTTTATGCTGTTAGGATTCGAATCAAGAACTCTTAACTAATTTGATCTAATATGAGTTTCTTTACAAGCTTAGGAAACTTTAACATCTAACCAAATAGGATACTAAGAGCTAAACAAAGCCTTCATAAATGTGGACTTTAAGAACATTAAATAAATCCCATTTAGCCTTCATAAACTTGAACTTtaagaacattaaacaaagtccattctttatgaattttattttggccTAATCCTATTGGATTTCCATTGTTAACCCACTCTTGCATACAACCATTTAAGGACTTTTAAAGCTTCTTGGCCCTTGACTTTGTAATTGGACCTGGAGACAAACTTAATGGATCCTTCCTTGATTCTTTCTTGTTGCCTTTGTCATCAAGCCCAACCAAATTAACATCTTTAAGCCTTGGCCGGTCTATATCATTCTctccttctttaggatgattcTTCCTCGAATCAAACTTATCACCTACATTAAAAGGACTCAAATTAGCGACATTAAATGTGCCACTCACATTATAATTACCTTGTAAATCAATTTTGTAAGCGTTTTTGTTGATCCTCTCAAGTACTTGAAATGGTCCATCACCCCTTGGACTTAGCTTTggctttctttgatttgggaacctttcCCTGCAaaaatgcacccaaaccctGGTTCTAATCACCAGGTTGGAACACCATTGGCCTTCTTGCTTTGTTAACCCTTTCGGCTGCACTAGTATTTTACTTCTCAATCCTCTCTTTAACTTGTTCATGTAGTCTTAACCAAATCTACCTTAGAAGAACCATCAACTCTAACAAGCTTCTTAAGAGGCAAAAGAACTAGATCAATAAAAGTGAATGGGTTAGAACCAtaaacaatttcaaatggAGAACAATGTGTAGTCCTATGAACAACCCTATTATATACAAAATCCACATATGGCAAAAGATCCTGCCAAGATTTAAGATTCCttgaaattaaagaacaaagtaGTTGAACCAAAGTTCTATTGACAACTTCAATTTGTCCATCAGTTTATGGATGGTaagtagtagaaaataataatttagtgcCTAACTTACCCCTTAACACACGTCAAAAATGACTTAAGAATTTAACATCCCTATCACTTAGAATGGTTCTTGGAACTCCATGCAATCTCAGACTTCCCTAAGAAATAATTCAGTAATGTAAGTAGCATCATCTGTGTTATGGCATGGTATAAAGTGAGCCATCTTACTAAATTGatccacaacaacaaatatactatcttAGCCCTTCCTAGTCCTAAGCAATCCAagtacaaaatccatagataaaTCTGTATAAGGAACATCAGGAATAGGCAAAGGAGTATATAACCCATAGGATTGCAATTTAGACTTAGCCTTTAAACATATAATGGATCGACCACACACCTTATTCACATCATGTTTCATGcaagaggaaaagaaatattcaATCAGTATGTCATAAGTCTTATACACCATAAAATGACCCATTAAATCGTCCCTATGTGCCTCCTTAACAAGTATCTCAGGCAAAGAACAATTAGGAATGCATAGGTGATTCTTTCTGTAAAGATATCCATTGAACACATAGAAATCATTAAAGGCAGCCCCATTAGCACAAGTGCTAAACACATTACTAAAGTCACTATCATTCAAATACAACTTCTTAATaaactcaaaacccaataatttagaattaagaGTATTAAGCAAAACATACCTTTGGGATAATGCATCAGTAACCACATTCTCCTTACCTTTCTTATACTTAATCACATATGGGACTGTCTTCATCCACTTTGCATGTCTTCAGTTCAACTTGTCTTACCCCTTGAGATGCTTCAAACTCTCATGATCTATAAGTATGACAAACTCCTTAGGCCAAAGGTAGTGTTGCGATGTATGAAAAGCACGAACCAAAGTATAAAGTTCTTTGTTATATGTTGGGTACCAAAGTGCTGCCCCAATtagcttttcactaaaatagcaaATTGGCCTTtgttcttgcatcaaaacagcCCTAACACCAATGCCACTAGCATCATATTCAACCTTAAAGGTTTTGTCAAAGTTAAGTAAAATCAGCAAAGCAGCATTTCAAAATCTATCTTTAAGCAAATTAAAAGCATTTTCTTGTGCATCACCCCAATTAAATCGGCCAATCAACCTCTCTcttgttcttaatttgacttcaatttattcatctttctttatttagttattcatatttagcctctagttttttcttcttatggaaaaAGGGTTTTGAcaatataaaaactacatgcaaccgaatacttgaggctagtgggtatattattttagttttctaccttacgAGAAATCAATtcatgggttctttcaagaactttgcgaaCTTATGAAGACAAGCACTAGCAaacctagacttatcactcacgtcCTCCCTTTATGTTGCTAGACGTCACTTATAATATATAGGAATGATTAAGGGACAATTGATTaattgttctcttagttggttaaagtgttttaattaattttaaagagtttGACATGGGATATATGTGACACAGcggttctctactccctatcactcacaaactagtgggcaagtTGAGGTTAATTATAGGGGTTTAAAACACATTTTAGAGAGAACTGTAGCTGTGagtaggaaggattgggcTTTAAAACtggatgatgcattatgggcatttagGACTGCATATAGGACTTCTATAGGTTTTATGCCCTATAGGCTTGTGTATGGGAAGTCTTGTCATTTACCTGTTGAATTAGAGCATAGGGCTCTTTGGGCCCTTaaaacttgcaattttgatCTTGATTTTGTAGGTAAGGAAAGACAGTAGCAGCTGAGTGAATTGGAAGAGTGGTGTCAGCAGGAGTATGAAAACTCTTCAATTTATAAGGTTAAGACAAAGAAGTGGCATGATCAGAGGCTCAGAGGTTCCAAGGAGTTTCATATTGGAGATAGagtattactatataattCATGTCTTCGTTTGTTTCTAGGAAAGCTCAGGAGTCGATGGTCGGGGCCATTTATGGTCAAGCAAGTTTTCCCATATGGCATAGTCTAGCTTCATGATCCTGAGAAGGGTGATTTCAGGGTCAATGGACATAAGCTCAAATTGTATTGGAGATTGAGCAGCGGGTTGACATGGTTCTGTATTTGCAAGGATGATCCATGTCgagtccagctaaatgactcAAGAGAAGCGCCTTTGGGAGGCATTCCCATTTTAGctttatgtttttctatttatttttattttatcagtcgtttgcatgcttgatggTAGTTAGAACACTTACTTAGTAACTAAACGTAATTGTATGAATCTAGGGTTTTAGTAACTTAAGTCGGATTTTTGGTAACTGGTGAAGAAGAACTTCCTTGTTTGATACATTTTACTTGAATTCTAACCTTAATGTGTATGTATTTATGTTGAACACAGGTAGGGAGTTTGGCGGTTCGAGATGGCGAAGAAAAGCTTGGACTTTAGTGCTTCACCACAGTTTTCATGGGCATCACAAGTTGGATCaccagcacggccggagtcctaCCTGTGATGAACATGCACACGAAGAGATTAGAAAATCAGCCGTCGCCCGCGGCAGAATACCACGGTGGCAACGGTAGTGCGCAGGCCGTGATGGATATGTATATAGCTCACAATCAAAGTCGTCCGTCCACCATGGCTTCCGAAGGCACCACGGATGgcaacaccaggccgtgctgaccagcacacCCATGCCCTCGCTCCGTGGTAAAGTAACATGTGGAGGAAGCTTGAGGGGTTCAGTAGGTAGAGTCAGTAGTGCTAACCCGGCCTGACCGCCTGCCCTTGCAGATTCGACCTCGACTATATAAACAGGCCATTTCAAACATTTTCCAATTTTTCCCCCTCTAAACTCTAAGATGTTGTTTCTCCTTCTTCTCGATTTTTCTTACCTGTCATGGTAATTTCAAGTAAGTTTCTTCGCCTTTTGcttaaatatgatttctcttttatgcaatttttattatttaggacATTTTGATATGCTCTAGTAGTTGTCAATATTTATTGCTCTGGTtggtttattattttgtttttgttacaCTGCTTAAGGTTGATTTGAATTAGATTTAGTTTAGATTAGTTGCTATGTTTGTgttattttgaataatgaaaTCCTAAGTGTGGGGTTCGGTAGCAGCAAAGTTAATTTATGGCattctattctaaaaaattaatggcataaattctctttatttgGTGCGCAATAATATGGGTTGGAATACCGTTGTGAATTGGATTTTTATAGCAAATTGAGACTCTTAGCCTTAAGTCTAAAGTTTTATATTAGTCAAATTATAGCCGTTATGCTGCTAAATTTTTGGtataatttatgttaacttgatttcttgttcgAATACTAATGACTGACTGTATTAGGCAATATGAGGGGTAGAGATCAATCCGAAGTCGAAATAATAATGTAGCTGACCAGCACTCACGTGGCAAAGGAACCTCTTCCTCCACTTTGACTtcaccagcaccagcaccagcacccCCACCACAACAGCAATTAGTCCGAGCACGAAGAACA is a genomic window of Ricinus communis isolate WT05 ecotype wild-type chromosome 2, ASM1957865v1, whole genome shotgun sequence containing:
- the LOC125369305 gene encoding uncharacterized protein LOC125369305, which encodes MGRLCVLNVEVLKREITEEAQNSAYAMHPGSTKMYHTLKDNYWRPGMKKNIVEFVNKCLVCQQVNAEHQHPAGILLTKSAQCLPENVNYSLDKLAETYIQEVVRLHGVPFSIVSDMDPMFTSSRGLSPRVYSIGVHLGLWTEEDTAGEVYSRSLKEEQPVPRAPGTQDVPPPSSDIPESSSRPSILAPSRSSSALLGVSPIEACRAAITRGWRRSAQRFHSTRGFSSRTFTPAEF